The window CACATGTAGGTCCTCTTATCCACCGCATCTGCGGCTCTCCAACAATACACTAGGTGCGAATCTAAGCGAGCTCGGGTTGGAGAACCCAAGGAGTCTGATCACATTGGACCTATCTAATACTGGGTTTAATTATGTGATCCCGAAAATGATTGTAGAGTTGAGGAGATTGAGATTTGTAACGTTGATCGACAATAACCCGAGTGGAAGAGTGCCAAAAAGTCTTGTAGATTTGAGTGACCTAAATGAACTTTACCTAATGAAGAACTACACGAGGAAACCGAGGAGGTTTGATTGTTCGTGGATCTTTATTGCATGGCTTCGAGAGGAAGGTGACTAGTACTACCTCTTGCAGAACTAGAACTACAACATATGAATATTGACTGCAGAGCGATGAGTCATTCGTACTTTTAAACTTATCATAATGGTCATGAAAATTTTTTGTGGAGTCAGATGATTTGCCTCCGGATTTAATGGATTTGATacctgaatttaaaaaaaatatttaaaaatataatttttaatatccTGTGGTGCAATGGTAAACAACTAAAGATGAAATGAGAACTgagaataaatattttaaaggttgtaTTTCAAATTTATATGTAGAAAGACTatctatttattatttaaataataataataaaaataaagcgGTTAGATGTGGTAGCACCATAGAACAATTGACAGAAATGTCGGCCCATATGAGGCCCATGGTGCCAAGACCACTTAAAATACCATACCACGACCAATTTCTCGACTCTCCTTGATCTGTGGCCGAAAGAAGGCGGAAGGCGGAAGGCGGAGGGAGAATGGCCACTCCGTCGGTCATAGCGGAATGCGCGGCGGCAACAGCGCTGCGGTCTGTTCTCCACCGAGTGCGGCAAGCGGCGGAGAGGTCTGGACGCACGGCGGAGGCTGTCCGCGTCGTAGCCGTTGGCAAGACGAAGCCGGCCTCCCTCGTCCGCCAGCTCTACGACGCCGGCCACCGCTACTTTGGCGAGAACTATGCACAAGAGTTGGTGGATAAGGCCCCTCAGGTAGACCAGTCCTTCACTTAGTTTACTCCTTTAATTTTCTGGTTTGGGAAGGGCTACAATGCTTTTGAAGCAACGAATTTAGGAATTATCACTCAAAGCTTTCTATTTAATTAAGGTGATTTTCATCAAAGTATGTTCAGTCGGTTAACTCTAGATCGACAATATAATGCCAATTTAACAGTTATATCACTAATCACTACTTTCAACTGTTGTATTTATCAACCAAAAGGTATGCGAGAATATTGGAAGAAAGTCTTCTTGTTGCAAGCTGATTCGAAGTGGTTGTATGTTTTCATGATGTTTACAGAAACAATTGAATCTCATAACCTCTTCCCTATGCAGCTTCCTTTAGATATCAATTGGCACTTTATTGGGCATCTCCAGAGCAATAAAGTTAAATCACTTCTAGGTATCAATTCATATGTCATTTACTTTGAATTATGTTTGTTCACTTTTAATAGTTTTGTGCTGGAATTAATATGCCTGTTTCTTCTTGTCATAATTATGCATATTTAATCATATATCACATATCATGCTTTCTGGAAAAAAGAGTGAAAATAATGAGACTAAATAATACccctaaaatttttaaataagaatAATTGggattctcaaaaaaaaaaaaaaaaagagtcatTAATAACCAAATCTATGAATGGACAATCAGTTGGAGGCTTATGAATTGCATAATATCACTAAGTTGtattcttttcttgttttgaCTGAATTTCCATGATTGTCCTTCAAGgtagcaaaaggcgaatacgctcgccctcagcgcctccgccaacccgtcccagggccaacatggaggagataaatcataagggaggtatttacctcagctttgccgagattcgaaccccagacctcatggtggcaacacctcatgagctagccactagacccatccgaggggacccaTGATTGCCCTTCAATCTCATAGTATTGGAGGGAAATGACAACCACATTGATTTAAATGAGATAATAATTATATGAGCATATGTAGTTATGATAAAATCCTAAACATAGATTTATTAATACTATTCATATAGGGATTTTTGACACTGTCTCTAATGGCTAATTAATTAGTATAGTTTCTTGCATCTCTTATTTGACCTAAAGAGATATTTGTTTTTTCTATAGCCATTTTCtagtataatatattttttaaatggtAGGAATATATAACATTAAGTTCTATGCTTATTTGCAGCTGCAGTACCAAATCTTCACATGGTTGAGGGTGTGGATAGTGTGAAGGTAAATAATCACATTCTAATG is drawn from Zingiber officinale cultivar Zhangliang chromosome 1B, Zo_v1.1, whole genome shotgun sequence and contains these coding sequences:
- the LOC122045628 gene encoding pyridoxal phosphate homeostasis protein-like isoform X2, with amino-acid sequence MATPSVIAECAAATALRSVLHRVRQAAERSGRTAEAVRVVAVGKTKPASLVRQLYDAGHRYFGENYAQELVDKAPQLPLDINWHFIGHLQSNKVKSLLAAVPNLHMVEGVDSVKIANYLDRAVASLGRKPLKVLVQVNTSGEESKSGVEPSRCLELASHVKSSCPNLSFSGLMTIGMPDYTSTPENFKGRCVQRTRNTRGAV